Proteins encoded within one genomic window of Porphyromonadaceae bacterium W3.11:
- a CDS encoding DNA polymerase III subunit gamma/tau, with translation MSDFIVSARKYRPSSFDSVVGQEALTTTLKNAILTNKLSHAYLFCGPRGVGKTSCARIFAKTINCENRTPDGEACNECESCKAANEQRSYNITELDAASNNSVNDIRQLIEQVYIAPTSGKYRVYIIDEVHMLSSSAFNAFLKTLEEPPAHAIFVLATTEKHKVLPTIISRCQVHDFNRITSFDIANHLQKIADAEGINADPEALQMIGIAADGGMRDALSMFDQIAGFGGGNITIQGVRQNLNLLDEDEYFSLLAYILKGFHSQVLILIDKLLKKGYEGDIIMKGFSGFLRNVLLAQSQETLNIIEVPYSIKERLIKAGQYTPTYLLWDFLKISTNFSTQYKNSSDKRLSLEIALLNMCEKVTPSNLKPAPTDQPPARPIEEPQSKNTTTVSSQPYNASSAGVSNSTNQVKETSPKESTAEKIENSNAHVTKIAYKPQPVKNVIGNSNKNKYAFDLSTGQRPTKEKDVIEKKTNALQKEPFTQEQLVESWRRYAHSKNLILSKILDRQDNTPVQLQDGSIRYSVTSKVEKDQLDDVLPELTEYLRSKLKNDFISINIDYIQESDEQKTTPMTLKEKYESLKDFNPWVGKMCEDLGLNFSN, from the coding sequence ATGAGTGATTTTATTGTTTCGGCTAGGAAATATCGTCCGAGTTCATTCGATAGCGTTGTTGGGCAAGAGGCACTGACAACCACATTAAAGAATGCTATTCTGACGAACAAACTATCGCATGCGTACCTATTCTGCGGTCCTAGAGGTGTAGGTAAGACGTCGTGTGCTAGAATTTTCGCCAAAACAATTAATTGCGAAAATCGCACTCCAGATGGAGAAGCATGCAATGAATGCGAAAGTTGTAAAGCGGCTAATGAACAGCGATCATATAACATTACAGAGCTAGACGCGGCATCTAATAACTCTGTAAATGATATCCGCCAGTTGATAGAACAGGTCTATATTGCTCCAACAAGTGGAAAGTATAGAGTCTATATAATTGACGAGGTACACATGCTCTCTAGTAGTGCCTTTAATGCATTCCTGAAGACACTAGAAGAGCCACCAGCTCATGCTATTTTTGTCCTTGCAACTACAGAGAAGCACAAGGTCCTTCCTACTATTATTAGTCGCTGTCAGGTTCATGATTTTAATAGGATTACTAGTTTTGACATAGCTAATCACCTTCAGAAGATTGCTGATGCAGAAGGGATTAATGCCGATCCTGAAGCTCTTCAAATGATTGGTATCGCAGCCGATGGTGGGATGCGTGATGCCCTTAGTATGTTTGATCAGATTGCTGGATTTGGAGGAGGCAATATCACCATACAGGGTGTGCGTCAGAACTTAAATCTACTTGATGAGGACGAATATTTTTCTTTGCTCGCTTATATTCTAAAGGGGTTTCATAGTCAAGTCCTAATCCTTATTGATAAGCTCCTCAAAAAGGGATATGAGGGAGATATCATAATGAAAGGATTCTCTGGCTTTCTTCGGAATGTGCTACTTGCCCAATCTCAAGAGACGCTCAACATTATTGAAGTTCCCTACTCTATTAAAGAACGATTGATAAAAGCAGGACAATACACGCCCACATACTTACTTTGGGATTTTCTTAAAATCTCAACAAACTTCAGCACGCAATACAAAAATAGTAGTGACAAACGACTATCTCTCGAGATAGCACTACTCAATATGTGCGAGAAGGTCACTCCGAGCAATTTAAAACCAGCTCCAACTGACCAACCACCTGCTAGACCTATTGAAGAGCCTCAGAGTAAGAATACGACTACGGTCAGTAGCCAGCCATACAACGCATCATCAGCAGGTGTATCAAATAGCACAAATCAGGTAAAAGAAACATCCCCTAAAGAATCAACTGCTGAGAAGATAGAAAATAGTAACGCTCACGTCACGAAAATAGCATATAAACCTCAACCCGTTAAAAATGTAATTGGGAACAGTAATAAAAATAAATATGCTTTTGACCTGAGCACAGGTCAACGACCAACTAAAGAAAAGGATGTCATTGAGAAGAAAACTAATGCCCTTCAAAAGGAACCATTTACACAAGAGCAATTAGTCGAATCATGGAGGAGATACGCACATTCTAAAAATCTCATACTCAGTAAAATACTTGATCGACAGGATAATACCCCAGTACAATTGCAGGATGGAAGTATACGATATTCAGTTACATCCAAAGTCGAAAAAGATCAATTAGATGATGTCCTGCCTGAACTCACAGAATATTTGCGTAGCAAATTAAAGAATGACTTTATTTCAATAAACATAGATTATATTCAAGAGTCTGACGAACAGAAAACAACGCCCATGACTCTAAAGGAAAAATATGAATCGCTCAAAGATTTCAATCCATGGGTTGGAAAAATGTGCGAAGATCTTGGCCTAAACTTTAGCAACTAA
- a CDS encoding C1 family peptidase, which produces MKKFSQLLLTATVLLGLSLTATAQEKKESYEFTPVKVLKITPIQNQGRSSTCWSFSGLGFLEIEALRESGMSVSLAPMYVVAQNYKDKADEYIRWHGSINFGPGGSFGDVLNTVKHHGIVPIEEMTGLNYGTDKHVHNEIHALASGYVNALLKEMSRSGSLSPAWKEGYNGIIDSYLGKAPESFVYNGVKYTPESFRDALGLKIDDYVSITSFTHHPFYDKFILEIPDNWRLGQSYNVPLKDMMAIIDNAINNDYAVAWGTDVSEEGFTRDGLGILIDTESSSNRGSDQARWVGVAPSDRHKIIAEMIRTPGTKEIEVTQEWRQNGFNDLSTQDDHGMVIFGISKDQTGKKFYNVKNSWGETGEYKGIWYVSESFVAGKTINIVVHKNAIPKDIRKKLGI; this is translated from the coding sequence ATGAAGAAATTTTCACAACTATTGCTAACCGCAACAGTACTCCTAGGTCTAAGCTTGACAGCAACAGCTCAAGAGAAAAAGGAGTCTTATGAATTTACCCCAGTAAAGGTGTTGAAGATCACTCCTATCCAGAATCAAGGTCGCTCTAGTACTTGCTGGTCATTCAGCGGTCTGGGTTTCTTAGAAATCGAAGCCTTAAGAGAGAGTGGTATGAGTGTTTCGCTTGCACCTATGTACGTAGTCGCACAAAACTACAAGGATAAGGCTGATGAATATATCCGCTGGCACGGAAGTATCAACTTTGGCCCTGGTGGTTCATTTGGTGATGTACTGAACACAGTAAAACATCATGGTATTGTTCCTATTGAGGAGATGACAGGATTGAACTATGGCACTGACAAGCACGTACACAATGAAATACACGCTCTAGCTAGTGGTTATGTTAATGCTCTATTAAAAGAAATGAGCCGTAGTGGTTCACTTTCACCAGCTTGGAAAGAGGGATATAATGGGATCATTGATTCATACCTAGGTAAAGCACCTGAGAGCTTTGTTTATAATGGTGTTAAATATACTCCAGAAAGCTTCAGAGATGCACTAGGACTAAAGATTGATGACTATGTATCTATCACAAGCTTTACTCACCACCCATTCTATGACAAGTTTATCCTCGAGATTCCTGACAACTGGCGTCTTGGACAATCATACAATGTTCCTCTAAAAGATATGATGGCCATTATTGACAATGCTATCAATAACGATTACGCTGTAGCATGGGGTACAGATGTTAGCGAGGAAGGATTCACTCGTGACGGACTTGGTATTCTTATCGATACAGAGAGTTCATCTAATCGTGGTTCAGACCAAGCTCGTTGGGTAGGCGTTGCACCATCCGATCGTCATAAAATAATCGCTGAGATGATCCGTACTCCTGGAACTAAAGAGATTGAAGTTACCCAAGAATGGCGTCAAAATGGCTTCAACGACCTTTCAACTCAGGATGATCACGGTATGGTAATCTTTGGTATTTCTAAGGACCAAACAGGTAAGAAGTTCTACAATGTGAAGAACTCTTGGGGCGAAACTGGTGAGTACAAAGGTATTTGGTACGTTAGTGAATCTTTTGTTGCTGGTAAGACTATCAACATCGTAGTACACAAAAATGCTATTCCAAAAGATATCCGTAAGAAATTAGGTATCTAA
- the cdd gene encoding cytidine deaminase gives MKRNDIVIPVIEKAFEELSPNELELIEAARDIAKNAYAPYSEFRVGAAARLASGKIVSGSNQENAAYPSGICAERTTLYYAGAQYPNDPVTDLAITAIRKDGRYVQVTAPCGACRQVMLEVSDRFKQPFKVYLPSTDTTLIIEDNRQLLPINFDASSL, from the coding sequence ATGAAAAGAAACGACATTGTAATACCTGTTATTGAGAAGGCATTTGAAGAGCTCAGTCCTAATGAGTTAGAATTAATCGAAGCGGCAAGGGATATAGCCAAAAATGCGTATGCACCATATTCTGAGTTTCGAGTAGGTGCAGCGGCACGCCTGGCTAGTGGGAAAATTGTTAGCGGTTCGAATCAAGAAAATGCAGCCTACCCATCTGGGATTTGTGCAGAAAGGACGACTCTATATTATGCAGGAGCACAATACCCCAATGATCCAGTTACTGATTTAGCAATTACAGCTATACGAAAAGACGGACGTTACGTCCAAGTAACAGCTCCATGCGGTGCTTGTCGTCAAGTAATGCTAGAAGTCTCAGATCGTTTTAAACAACCTTTCAAGGTATATCTACCTAGTACAGACACTACATTAATTATTGAGGATAATAGACAATTATTACCCATCAATTTTGATGCATCTTCACTGTGA
- a CDS encoding trimeric intracellular cation channel family protein, with protein MLTLDDYVNFWDWIISLDFNLILDLIGTFAFAISGIRLASGKNIDLFGAFVIGLLTAVGGGTIRDLLLGITPFWLTTPSYVIITSLCLLIVMIFRKYLVSLNETVFLFDAIGLGFFTVVGMEKAVLMGYPFWVALIMGVVTGSFGGLLRDICINEIPLVFRKDIYAMASVVGGLVYGALSLLEINPIVVESISVLTVISARLIAVRYHISLPILKGYE; from the coding sequence ATGCTTACATTAGACGATTATGTCAACTTTTGGGATTGGATTATATCGCTTGATTTTAATCTTATTCTTGACTTAATAGGTACATTCGCCTTTGCTATTTCAGGTATTCGTTTAGCATCGGGTAAGAATATAGACTTATTTGGAGCTTTTGTTATTGGACTTCTGACAGCTGTAGGTGGTGGTACGATTAGAGATCTATTGCTTGGTATTACCCCTTTCTGGTTAACGACTCCATCTTATGTCATCATTACATCACTTTGTTTGCTGATCGTAATGATTTTCCGGAAATACTTAGTGTCTCTTAATGAAACTGTATTTCTTTTTGATGCGATAGGATTAGGATTCTTTACCGTAGTTGGTATGGAGAAAGCTGTTCTTATGGGTTACCCTTTTTGGGTAGCATTAATTATGGGGGTTGTCACGGGGTCTTTTGGTGGTCTGTTACGGGATATTTGTATTAATGAAATCCCATTGGTATTTAGAAAAGATATTTATGCGATGGCTAGTGTCGTGGGCGGCTTAGTGTATGGTGCTCTTAGTTTGCTGGAGATTAACCCTATTGTCGTTGAGTCTATTTCAGTACTGACTGTGATTTCAGCTCGCCTTATAGCTGTGAGATACCATATAAGTTTGCCTATCCTGAAAGGTTACGAGTAA